A section of the Babesia microti strain RI chromosome I, complete genome genome encodes:
- a CDS encoding hypothetical protein (overlaps_old_locusTagID:BBM_I02855) has translation MEDKSIAVKAAEMRRRRILGSEVNRMEKLTGNKQIQPITSPVINFDMGDIDFDALKKSLPMIKLKVKCAIQLTLLLFTSLLGATVRLYESDNKNFLFRIIELIVNMILSIPPFPLLDDLWKNNHRLRTKTVKVITWTMLITFILIKAPPPSLNSTNNSNGEQSEIAEFVQIPKGFKDLLCTVGEWASALLLFFFVGYDITHNLLV, from the coding sequence ATGGAAGACAAATCTATCGCTGTAAAAGCTGCCGAAATGCGTCGCCGCCGCATCCTCGGCAGCGAAGTGAACAGGATGGAGAAACTTACTGGGAACAAACAAATTCAGCCTATCACCTCCCCAGttatcaattttgatatGGGAGATATAGATTTTGATGCACTGAAGAAAAGTTTGCCAATGATCAAATTGAAGGTTAAATGTGCCATACAGTTGACACTCCTTTTGTTCACATCTCTTCTAGGTGCCACTGTCAGATTGTATGAGTCtgataacaaaaattttttattcagaataattgaattaatcgtaaatatgatattaaGCATACCTCCATTCCCACTTTTGGACGATTTGTGGAAAAATAACCACAGACTACGGACGAAAACAGTTAAAGTGATCACATGGACCATGCTAATTACATTCATCCTGATTAAGGCGCCACCACCTTCACTAAACTCCACTAATAATTCGAACGGCGAGCAAAGTGAGATTGCAgaatttgttcaaatacCAAAAGGATTTAAGGATCTACTATGCACTGTTGGAGAATGGGCAAGTGCGTTGTTGTTATTTTTCTTTGTAGGCTATGACATAACACACAACCTTCTTGTATAA